The proteins below come from a single Metarhizium brunneum chromosome 1, complete sequence genomic window:
- the CHS8 gene encoding Chitin synthase 8, translating into MASTLPPLGAGNGGAHTQHSLPSLPAHLQSDTHITGHLASRFHVSHPTAKLSSHALVCLNTYTSSSKGPDGGKPGSAMAGAEDMADRAWIRLGHRSENQAVVFLGESGSGKSTIRSHLLTALLDKSSTPLSNKLSLAAYVFDSLTTTKTATTPTASKSGLFYELQYDTSATTNPILIGGKLLDHRLERSRIADVPTGERNFHVLYYLLAGTSQAEKTHLGLDDGASGSKRWKYLGHPTQLKVGINDSEGFQLFKTALKKLEFPRTDIAEICQILAAILHIGQLEFESTNNTSATGDDSGGFSHEGGQTSTTVRNKDVLGIIAAFLGVSAADLQSTLGYKTKMIQKERVTVMLDPAGARAHANELARTLYSLLVAWILESVNQRICAPEEDIANTISIVDFPGFAQQTATGSTLDQLLNNAATEAIYNFTLHNFFDRKAEMLESEEVSVAPTSYFDNSDAVKGLLKSGNGLLSILDDQTRRNKTDIQLLESLRKRFEGKNPAIEVGSATAKLPGSNFYTENAAASFTVRHFAGEVEYPVKGLIEENGEVVSVDLLNMFNSTKSEFVGRLFGQDVLQTVNHPIEKSTVMQATISSKPMRAPSVMSRKGGRGRGIASQRRQQESNLFDSGNTHAESRSPKGGNKGGIDQGASGQFLSSLDNVQKAVTDPGTNAYFVFCLKPNDRRIANQFDSKCVRTQVQTFGIAEISQRLRSADFSLFLPFGEFLGMADAETILVGSERERAEMVIEEKRWPSNEIQIGSTGVFLSERCWMEVARLVDVSAAQGRFALPSSDGYGNDGATPGERDAFGASKEQLLSGGNTPLMYGEKGRPGYFGSDDARSEAGASAIGGGDMFKNFDTREQMAERGNEKNLEEIEEFKDSPSRKRWVFTVYFLTWFIPDFLIRWMGRMPRKDVRMAWREKLAINMLIWFMCLVAAFFIVVFPMLICPKQNVFSAAELSSHDGKDGNSAYVSVRGYVIDLGSFADRHYPSFVSRKTMLNYAGMDVSSLFPVQVSALCQGTDGSVDQAVTLDYKNINMTGSPALINSQDLNAQYHDFRYFTNDTRPDWYLEQLIMLKGNYGKGTIGYSPEYLAKLGAKRQVIASIGSRVYDLTAYTVGGRRLRVKPGESLPSDPKLADFMDQKVVALFQSQAGGDITKFWNSLALAPDVKARMQTCLDHLFYVGDVDTRNSTRCKFAEYLVLAVSILLVSVIAFKFFAALQFGGKNVPENLDKFVMCQIPAYTEDEDSLRRAIDSAARMRYDDKRKLLVIVCDGMIIGQGNDRPTPRIVLDILGVSETVDPEPLSFESLGEGLKQHNMGKVYSGLYEVQGHIVPFLVIVKVGKPSEVARPGNRGKRDSQMILMRFLNRVHYNLAMSPLELEMYHQIRNIIGVNPTFYEFMLQIDADTVVAPDSATRMVSAFLDDTRLIAVCGETALTNAKSSFITMIQVYEYYISHNLSKAFESLFGSVTCLPGCFSMYRIRAAETGKPLFVSREVVDSYATIRVDTLHMKNLLHLGEDRYLTTLLLKYHSKYKTKYLFSAHAWTIAPDSWKVFLSQRRRWINSTVHNLMELIPMAQLCGFCCFSMRFVVFIDLLSTVVQPVTIAYIAYLIVLVATKTTVVPITAFILLGAIYGLQAIIFILRRKWEMVGWMILYVMAVPVFSFGLPLYAFWHMDDFNWGTTRVVAGEKGKKVVISDEGKFDPSSIPRKKWEEYQAELWETQTSRDDSRSEISGISYGTKAQAVVSEYGFPSRPDSTTGFAAHALPYDSRNNSRMSLAHSDIGHHRMSQFGGSQFFNPDDMVGLPSDDALLAEIRDILKTADLMTVTKKGIKQELERRFDVPLDAKRAYINSATEALLSGQL; encoded by the exons atggcatcgacaCTTCCTCCCTTGGGTGCCGGCAACGGAGGGGCTCACACTCAACATTCGTTACCGTCGCTGCCAGCACATCTACAATCCGACACGCACATTACCGGGCACTTGGCTAGTCGCTTTCATGTGTCCCATCCGACGGCGAAGCTGTCCTCCCACGCTTTGGTTTGCCTAAACACTTATACGTCCTCCAGCAAGGGACCAGATGGCGGCAAACCCGGTagcgccatggccggcgccgAAGACATGGCTGATCGTGCCTGGATAAGACTCGGTCACCGATCTGAGAACCAGGCCGTTGTATTTCT TGGTGAATCTGGATCCGGCAAATCCACCATCCGGAGCCATCTACTCACTGCTCTTTTGGATAAGTCGTCCACACCTCTGTCCAACAAGCTATCTCTTGCTGCATACGTCTTCGATTCTCTCACAACCACCAAAACCGCCACCACTCCCACCGCCTCTAAGTCTGGCCTCTTCTACGAGTTGCAATACGATACCTCAGCCACAACCAATCCAATCTTGATTGGTGGTAAGCTTCTTGACCATCGACTGGAGCGAAGCCGTATTGCCGACGTCCCTACTGGAGAGCGAAACTTCCACGTCCTCTACTATTTGCTGGCTGGTACTAGCCAAGCCGAAAAGACCCATCTCGGTCTCGATGACGGTGCCAGCGGATCTAAACGCTGGAAGTATCTGGGCCACCCCACTCAACTCAAGGTGGGAATAAACGATTCAGAAGGTTTTCAGCTTTTTAAGACGGCTTTGAAAAAGCTCGAGTTTCCAAGGACTGATATTGCTGAAATTTGCCAAATTTTGGCCGCTATTCTCCATATTGGCCAGCTCGAGTTCGAGTCTACCAACAACACAAGCGCCACTGGCGATGACAGTGGAGGCTTCTCTCACGAAGGTGGCCAGACCTCGACGACTGTTAGGAACAAAGATGTTCTTGGAATCATTGCTGCCTTCCTGGGCGTTAGCGCGGCTGACCTTCAGAGCACCTTGGGTTATAAGACCAAAATGATTCAGAAGGAGCGAGTGACAGTTATGCTCGACCCTGCTGGTGCACGAGCACACGCCAATGAATTGGCTAGAACCCTTTATTCGCTGCTTGTTGCCTGGATTCTTGAGAGTGTTAATCAGAGAATATGTGCCCCGGAGGAGGATATTGCCAACACCATTTCCATAGTCGATTTCCCCGGCTTTGCCCAGCAGACTGCCACCGGCTCCACGCTTGATCAACTGCTCAACAATGCTGCCACCGAGGCCATCTACAACTTTACGTTGCATAATTTTTTCGATCGGAAAGCCGAAATGTTGGAGTCGGAAGAGGTCAGCGTCGCTCCTACCAGTTATTTCGACAACTCGGACGCTGTCAAGGGCCTGCTGAAATCCGGCAATGGTCTCTTGAGTATTCTTGATGACCAAACTCGACGCAACAAGACTGATATACAACTTCTCGAGAGCCTGAGAAAGCGTTTTGAAGGCAAGAACCCTGCCATCGAGGTGGGGTCTGCCACTGCCAAGCTCCCTGGGAGCAACTTCTATACCGAGAATGCTGCCGCATCCTTCACCGTCAGACATTTCGCTGGTGAAGTCGAGTATCCAGTCAAGGGTCTCATCGAGGAGAATGGTGAAGTTGTCTCTGTTGATTTGCTCAATATGTTCAATTCTACCAAGAGCGAGTTCGTTGGCAGATTATTTGGCCAAGACGTCCTCCAAACCGTCAATCATCCCATTGAGAAGTCAACCGTCATGCAGGCAACCATCAGCTCCAAGCCCATGCGTGCCCCTAGCGTCATGTCTCGTAAGGGTGGAAGAGGTCGCGGTATCGCTTCTCAACGTCGTCAGCAGGAGAGCAATCTTTTCGACAGTGGCAACACGCATGCTGAGTCTCGAAGTCCTAAGGGAGGCAATAAAGGTGGCATCGATCAAGGTGCCTCTGGACAATTTCTGTCGTCTCTAGACAACGTCCAGAAAGCCGTCACAGACCCAGGCACGAATGCCTATTTTGTCTTTTGTTTGAAGCCCAATGACCGCCGAATTGCAAATCAGTTCGATAGTAAATGTGTCCGTACTCAAGTCCAGACATTCGGCATCGCCGAAATTAGCCAGAGGCTACGATCCGCTGATTTCAGCTTGTTCCTTCCCTTTGGCGAGTTTCTTGGAATGGCTGATGCCGAAACCATTTTGGTCGGCAGCGAAAGAGAACGCGCCGAAATGGTCATTGAAGAAAAGCGCTGGCCTAGTAATGAAATACAAATCGGATCCACCGGCGTCTTCCTCAGTGAGCGGTGCTGGATGGAGGTTGCTCGCCTTGTTGACGTCTCTGCAGCACAAGGCCGCTTCGCCTTGCCATCGTCCGATGGCTATGGCAATGATGGGGCGACGCCCGGAGAGCGTGATGCCTTTGGCGCCTCCAAGGAACAACTATTGTCAGGAGGTAACACCCCTCTCATGTATGGTGAAAAAGGCAGACCTGGCTATTTCGGCTCTGACGATGCTCGATCGGAGGCCGGCGCCTCTGCCATCGGTGGCGGAGATATGTTCAAAAACTTTGATACGCGTGAACAGATGGCAGAGCGTGGCAATGAAAAGAATCTTGAGGAGATCGAGGAATTCAAGGATTCACCAAGCCGGAAGCGTTGGGTCTTCACGGTTTACTTCCTCACCTGGTTTATTCCCGACTTCCTCATCCGATGGATGGGCCGCATGCCTCGAAAAGATGTCCGCATGGCATGGAGAGAGAAATTGGCCATTAATATGCTCATCTGGTTCATGTGTCTCGTTGCTGCTTTCTTTATCGTCGTGTTCCCTATGCTTATTTGCCCGAAGCAAAACGTCTTCAGCGCCGCTGAGCTCTCTTCTCACGATGGCAAAGATGGAAACTCAGCTTATGTATCCGTCCGCGGTTACGTCATCGACTTGGGCAGTTTCGCGGACCGTCATTATCCATCTTTTGTGAGCAGAAAAACAATGTTAAACTACGCTGGCATGGATGTCAGTTCTCTTTTCCCTGTACAAGTCTCTGCTCTGTGTCAAGGCACGGATGGTTCCGTGGACCAGGCGGTGACTCTGGATTATAAGAACATCAACATGACCGGGTCACCAGCCTTGATCAATTCTCAGGATTTAAATGCCCAATACCACGATTTCCGCTATTTCACTAATGACACACGCCCCGATTGGTATCTGGAACAACTCATCATGCTCAAAGGAAACTATGGCAAAGGGACCATTGGGTACTCCCCCGAATACCTTGCGAAGCTTGGTGCGAAGAGACAGGTTATTGCGAGCATTGGAAGCCGTGTCTATGACTTGACTGCTTACACTGTCGGCGGACGTCGTCTTCGTGTCAAACCCGGCGAGTCGCTTCCGAGTGATCCAAAGCTTGCCGACTTTATGGATCAAAAGGTTGTTGCACTTTTCCAGAGCCAAGCCGGCGGGGATATAACCAAGTTTTGGAACTCTTTGGCTCTTGCCCCAGACGTCAAAGCTCGCATGCAAACATGCCTTGACCATCTTTTCTACGTTGGTGATGTGGACACGAGAAACTCTACTCGCTGTAAGTTTGCCGAGTACTTGGTTCTTGCCGTCTCTATTCTCCTAGTTTCGGTCATTGCCTTCAAATTCTTCGCTGCTCTTCAATTTGGGGGGAAGAATGTTCCCGAAAACCTGGACAAATTCGTCATGTGCCAGATTCCCGCCTATACAGAAGACGAAGATTCGCTTCGCCGTGCCATTGATTCAGCGGCCAGAATGCGCTATGATGACAAGCGTAAACTTTTAGTCATCGTCTGTGACGGTATGATTATCGGCCAAGGCAACGACAGACCTACTCCCCGTATTGTCTTGGATATTCTTGGTGTCTCTGAAACTGTAGACCCGGAACCACTTAGTTTCGAATCTCTCGGCGAAGGCCTGAAGCAACACAACATGGGCAAGGTCTACTCAGGCCTGTATGAGGTGCAGGGTCACATCGTCCCCTTCCTTGTTATTGTCAAGGTTGGCAAGCCGTCTGAAGTGGCTCGTCCTGGAAATCGTGGCAAACGTGACTCTCAGATGATTTTGATGCGATTCTTGAACCGCGTTCACTACAACCTGGCCATGAGTCCTCTGGAATTGGAAATGTACCACCAAATTCGCAATATTATCGGCGTCAACCCCACATTCTATGAGTTCATGCTTCAGATTGATGCTGATACTGTTGTCGCCCCCGACTCTGCCACTCGCATGGTTTCTGCATTCTTGGATGACACTCGCTTGATTGCGGTTTGTGGAGAGACTGCTCTGACGAATGCTAAGTCTTCCTTCATTACTATGATTCAGGTTTATGAGTACTACATTTCTCACAACCTTTCTAAGGCCTTTGAGAGTTTGTTTGGTTCCGTCACTTGCTTACCTGGCTGCTTCTCCATGTATCGAATTCGAGCGGCCGAGACGGGAAAACCTCTCTTTGTCAGTCGGGAAGTGGTTGACTCGTACGCTACCATTCGTGTGGACACGCTGCACATGAAGAACCTGCTGCATCTCGGTGAAGACCGATACCTCACGACGCTGCTTCTGAAGTATCATTCCAAGTACAAGACCAAATATCTATTCAGCGCTCACGCATGGACAATTGCTCCGGATTCTTGGAAAGTTTTCCTTTCTCAGCGACGTCGTTGGATTAATTCTACTGTGCACAATCTGATGGAACTGATCCCGATGGCCCAGCTTTGCGGTTTCTGCTGCTTTAGTATGCGTTTTGTGGTTTTCATCGATTTGCTCAGTACCGTTGTGCAACCTGTTACAATTGCCTATATTGCGTACCTGATTGTCCTCGTCGCAACGAAGACGACTGTTGTTCCAATTACAGCTTTCATCTTACTTGGCGCCATATACGGTTTACAAGCCATCATTTTCATTCTTCGTCGCAAGTGGGAAATGGTTGGCTGGATGATTCTGTATGTCATGGCTGTACCTGTCTTCAGTTTTGGTCTGCCGTTGTATGCCTTCTGGCACATGGATGACTTCAACTGGGGTACCACTCGTGTTGTCGCCGGtgaaaagggcaagaaggttGTTATTTCAGACGAAGGCAAATTCGACCCCAGCTCTATCCCGCGTAAGAAGTGGGAGGAATACCAGGCTGAGCTGTGGGAGACTCAGACATCCCGCGACGATAGTCGCTCCGAGATTTCTGGCATCAGCTATGGAACTAAGGCCCAGGCTGTTGTATCCGAATACGGATTCCCCAGCCGACCAGATTCCACTACTGGTTTTGCCGCACACGCATTGCCCTATGACTCCCGCAATAACTCGCGCATGTCTCTTGCTCATTCAGACATAGGTCATCACCGCATGAGCCAGTTCGGAGGCTCACAGTTCTTCAACCCTGACGACATGGTTGGACTGCCTAGTGATGATGCTCTATTAGCTGAAATCCGGGATATTTTGAAGACAGCGGACCTGATGACCGTGACTAAAAAGGGTATCAAGCAGGAATTGGAGCGTCGGTTTGACGTGCCCTTGGATGCGAAGAGAGCCTACATTAATAGCG CTACCGAGGCTCTCCTGTCTGGCCAACTATAA
- the CHS6 gene encoding Chitin synthase 6: MANRMSMFSVGSEGPGNQRAGGPQTAQVSTTTLLNAIHNIYLASQPHQLESSTSLVVNTWLTAAQGSPTVDSTLASKAWEHARRRAEDGCVILGSLHQSTPSVLTPFLTSFPFAIPSTLYKALDAVQPFLRCVTPYNPSTPRQAALSVALTLNLTGNLTAASLALSQGGIDTVNGLLNIPSEAGYRAFDVFYYLLTSASTPAEREFLGLKTPSSYALLSRSGTYGPPSYLPTADDGASADDFRQALKDIGIKGSAHRNFISTLAGLLKLGNTLDYGVESEALEEICEDVSGLLGIEPDTLLRQCSTEDRWTFIGGLYESLVDWVISKANEAIAAQMIRIRNGDESPDGRGVRTPTSDQASGDTVSITVMEVPQITLGKALSMRSIFDDSQGINAEMIEDGVNVSPAGSSVLREMQQAVSDVGPDLGIMTGPEGRERQHELEKREVVLEKIAYAAEEGGFLRKLLFPIDGEGINLGRAGRFDLPAVLGSNRLWYHLSLHPTDDSPTQLAALPSVTSAWSAGTVSRQLRSWRLPEWANRRNRNLDFTADFDLDEFASRYAVLGCRDGKDGIESWVLERGWSNGEVFVGKDRVWMREGAWWEAESMLDLKPEHNDMNTPAMNINPFGSGFDTGYSANGSGYFPPQGIEPSFNGSNDQLMHSRNFSQSQVTVGQQNPHAPPSIAPTAMRNVSNGDYGLGNKGDTYKDDIYYNPEGDFTGTMDPELAKNKKLQTKEVSFGRRVWVGFVWALTFWIPSPLLRYIGRMRRPDVRMAWREKLVLVFLIFLINAIIVFWIIWFGRLLCPNFDKAWSQNEVKTHQGEDDFWVSHYGKVYDITKFWRQQHSDTDVKTTADNMQPLAGFNLDNYIFPPLNEVCQGLGIAETTRLVFNETAEFSIAVHTSGFYGNPTSKLHDPLWYFNVFEPKIKEYYKGDLVWGEQDVQSQGNNMQRPWAIYGNQIFDLTDYFKTKDVYKDAAMYNFLDESVSDIFKNNPGQNVKSLLDQVIQNSIGNETQHAKVMNSWLCVQRNFYKGITDFRDSPRCTVNNWILLAFTIIICAVILIKFVAALRFSSKRRPSPQDKFVICQVPAYTEGEESLRKALDSLTALQYDNKRKLICVICDGVIVGQGNDRPTPKIVLDILGVDPKVDPPALPFKSVGPGSEQLNYGKVYSGLYEYEGNVVPYLVVVKVGKESEQGKTKPGNRGKRDSQILLMSFLNRVHHRAPMNPLELEMFHQINNIIGVDPELYEYMLMVDADTSVSEDSLNRLVSACANNAKIAGICGETSLENDEKSWTTMIQVYEYFISHHLAKAFESLFGSVTCLPGCFTMYRLRTVDKGKPLLISDAVIKEYAVCDVDTLHQKNLLSLGEDRYLTTLMTKHFPYMSYKFIGDAQCKTAAPESWSVLLSQRRRWINSTIHNLVELMRLKEMCGFCCFSMRFVVFIDLFGTIILPATCVYLGYLIYRVASHTGQFPIISIAMLAAVYGLQALVFILKRQWQHIGWMIIYIIAFPIYSFILPIYSFWNQDNFSWGNTRVVIGEKGNKQVVAVDDEGFDPRSVPLQRWDDYALANNLPGRRGGYQEKHDYGYPDQYEMDEIKSVYSAAPQGSVLTGMGGRNTYMPPQSPAPFSNMNRAPTMQGQYHDAPASIRRQSMMSLGTQMQDMHRSQSPYQDFPANRGSVMNLRGQGSMTPSLGMAGNRASSAMGYTGGHRPPMGPDAMQSTTSFDFQRGHVGADDTAIVDAIQSVLHEIDLDTVTKKQVRALVEQRLQTELTGERRTFMDRQIDRELENM; this comes from the exons ATGGCGAACCGCATGTCCATGTTCTCCGTGGGCTCTGAAGGCCCAGGAAATCAACGAGCGGGTGGTCCTCAGACTGCGCAGGTTTCAACAACAACTTTATTGAATGCGATACATAACATTTATCTCGCTTCCCAGCCTCATCAGCTGGAATCCAGTACTAGCTTGGTTGTCAATACATGGCTCACTGCTGCTCAAGGCAGTCCCACGGTTGACTCAACCCTTGCCTCCAAGGCATGGGAGCACGCACGCCGACGAGCCGAAGACGGATGTGTGATTCTCGG CTCTCTTCACCAATCAACTCCGTCGGTCTTGACTCCATTCCTCACGAGCTTTCCGTTTGCCATTCCGTCCACATTGTATAAAGCTCTTGATGCCGTTCAACCATTTCTGCGATGTGTCACTCCGTATAATCCTTCCACACCTCGCCAAGCAGCCTTGAGTGTAGCCTTGACCCTGAACTTGACCGGCAATCTTACTGCCGCGTCTCTTGCTTTATCTCAAGGCGGTATTGACACGGTAAACGGACTACTGAATATCCCATCTGAGGCAGGCTATCGCGCATTTGATGTCTTTTACTACCTCTTGACATCTGCTTCGACGCCGGCTGAAAGAGAGTTCTTGGGGCTAAAGACCCCTTCTTCCTACGCCTTGTTGTCCAGATCTGGCACATATGGCCCGCCTTCATATCTCCCCACCGCGGATGATGGTGCTTCTGCTGACGATTTCCGCCAAGCACTGAAGGATATCGGTATCAAAGGCTCTGCGCATAGAAACTTCATCTCCACTTTGGCTGGTCTGCTGAAGCTTGGAAACACTCTAGACTATGGGGTAGAGTCAGAAGCCCTGGAAGAGATCTGCGAAGATGTCAGTGGCCTCTTGGGTATTGAGCCTGACACACTGCTTAGGCAGTGCAGCACTGAAGACCGATGGACTTTTATTGGTGGCTTGTACGAGTCTCTTGTGGATTGGGTCATTTCAAAAGCAAACGAGGCTATCGCTGCGCAGATGATTCGAATCAGGAATGGCGATGAGTCTCCTGATGGTCGCGGTGTAAGAACTCCAACATCTGACCAAGCTTCTGGAGACACAGTTTCTATCACCGTAATGGAGGTGCCACAAATCACTCTTGGCAAGGCCCTCTCTATGCGTTCCATTTTTGACGATTCTCAAGGCATCAATGCGGAAATGATTGAAGATGGTGTCAATGTGTCGCCTGCTGGCTCCTCGGTTCTTCGAGAGATGCAGCAGGCCGTCTCGGATGTAGGCCCAGACTTAGGAATCATGACAGGCCCAGAGGGTCGAGAGCGACAACACGAGCTCGAAAAGCGGGAGGTTGTGCTAGAAAAGATTGCCTACGCCGCAGAGGAAGGTGGCTTCCTTCGCAAGTTACTATTTCCTATCGACGGTGAAGGCATCAACCTCGGTCGCGCAGGCCGATTTGACCTACCTGCCGTACTCGGATCCAACCGGCTCTGGTATCATCTTTCTCTCCACCCAACTGATGATTCCCCAACGCAACTTGCTGCTCTACCATCCGTTACCTCAGCGTGGTCGGCAGGCACCGTCTCGCGCCAGCTCCGCTCGTGGAGACTTCCTGAGTGGGCAAACCGACGCAATAGAAACCTTGACTTCACTGCTGACTTCGATCTTGATGAATTCGCCAGCCGTTATGCTGTCCTTGGCTGTAGGGACGGTAAAGATGGCATCGAAAGTTGGGTCCTCGAGCGAGGTTGGAGTAATGGCGAGGTTTTTGTTGGCAAAGACCGTGTCTGGATGCGGGAAGGTGCCTGGTGGGAAGCCGAGAGCATGCTTGACCTAAAACCTGAACACAATGACATGAACACACCAGCTATGAATATCAATCCCTTTGGATCTGGATTTGACACAGGCTACTCTGCCAATGGAAGCGGCTACTTCCCACCTCAGGGTATCGAGCCCAGCTTCAACGGAAGCAATGACCAGCTTATGCACTCTCGCAACTTCAGTCAAAGCCAAGTGACGGTTGGACAGCAGAACCCGCATGCCCCTCCATCTATTGCCCCTACAGCGATGCGCAACGTCAGTAATGGCGACTATGGGCTAGGTAACAAGGGGGACACCTACAAAGATGACATCTACTATAACCCTGAAGGGGATTTCACAGGAACTATGGACCCCGAACTCGCCAAAAATAAGAAGCTCCAAACCAAAGAGGTCTCCTTTGGGCGCCGCGTTTGGGTCGGTTTTGTCTGGGCCTTGACGTTCTGGATTCCTTCGCCATTATTACGGTACATCGGTCGAATGCGACGTCCCGATGTCCGCATGGCATGGAGAGAAAAACTTGTTCTAGTATTTCTTATTTTCTTGATCAACGCCATTATTGTATTCTGGATTATTTGGTTTGGGCGCCTTCTGTGCCCCAACTTTGACAAAGCCTGGAGCCAAAACGAGGTCAAAACACATCAAGGCGAAGATGATTTTTGGGTTAGTCATTATGGTAAAGTGTACGACATTACCAAATTCTGGAGACAGCAGCACAGTGACACCGATGTCAAGACTACGGCCGACAATATGCAACCTCTCGCGGGATTCAACTTGGACAACTACATCTTCCCACCCTTGAATGAGGTGTGCCAAGGTCTGGGTATCGCAGAGACAACAAGACTAGTTTTCAACGAAACTGCGGAATTCAGCATTGCGGTACATACCTCTGGCTTCTACGGTAATCCAACCAGTAAGCTGCATGACCCCCTATGGTACTTTAACGTATTTGAGCCAAAAATCAAGGAGTACTACAAGGGTGATCTCGTCTGGGGTGAACAAGACGTGCAATCTCAGGGAAATAATATGCAACGACCTTGGGCCATATACGGTAACCAGATTTTCGATCTCACAGATTATTTCAAAACAAAGGATGTATACAAGGACGCCGCCATGTACAACTTTTTGGATGAAAGCGTTAGCGACATTTTTAAGAACAACCCAGGCCAAAATGTCAAATCACTCCTGGACCAAGTAATTCAGAACTCAATTGGGAATGAGACCCAGCACGCCAAGGTCATGAACAGTTGGCTATGCGTTCAGCGCAACTTTTACAAGGGCATCACGGACTTCCGTGACTCGCCAAGATGCACGGTGAATAATTGGATTTTACTTGCCTTCACTATTATTATCTGCGCTGTTATCTTGATCAAATTCGTTGCAGCTCTTCGCTTCTCATCCAAGCGACGCCCTTCGCCCCAGGACAAGTTTGTTATTTGTCAGGTCCCTGCCTACACGGAAGGCGAAGAATCGTTGCGCAAAGCGTTAGATTCTCTCACAGCCCTGCAGTATGACAATAAAAGAAAGCTGATATGTGTTATTTGCGATGGAGTTATCGTGGGCCAAGGCAACGACCGCCCAACACCAAAAATTGTTCTAGATATTTTGGGTGTAGACCCCAAAGTCGACCCCCCCGCACTACCCTTCAAGTCAGTTGGCCCCGGTAGCGAGCAGCTCAACTACGGTAAGGTGTATTCAGGTTTGTACGAATACGAAGGCAATGTGGTCCCATACCTTGTTGTAGTCAAGGTTGGCAAAGAATCTGAGCAGGGCAAGACGAAACCTGGCAACCGTGGCAAGCGAGACTCCCAGATTCTCCTCATGAGCTTCCTCAACAGAGTTCATCATCGGGCTCCCATGAATCCTCTAGAACTCGAAATGTTTCATCAGATCAATAACATCATTGGTGTGGACCCCGAGTTATACGAGTACATGCTCATGGTGGATGCCGACACGTCTGTGAGCGAAGATTCTCTCAATCGGCTTGTGTCTGCTTGTGCCAACAACGCCAAGATTGCCGGCATTTGTGGCGAGACTAGCCTGGAAAATGATGAGAAGTCTTGGACAACCATGATTCAAGTCTATGAGTACTTTATTTCTCATCACCTTGCTAAGGCGTTCGAATCCCTTTTTGGCAGTGTTACTTGCTTGCCGGGATG TTTCACAATGTATCGTCTTCGAACCGTCGACAAAGGCAAACCTCTGCTCATCTCAGATGCTGTAATCAAAGAGTATGCCGTCTGTGATGTTGATACTCTACATCAAAAGAATCTGCTGTCTCTGGGTGAAGATCGTTACCTCACCACACTGATGACAAAACATTTTCCATACATGTCTTACAAGTTTATTGGGGACGCCCAATGCAAAACTGCTGCACCTGAATCATGGAGCGTTCTTCTCTCTCAGCGTCGTCGCTGGATCAACTCTACAATTCACAACCTGGTAGAGCTGATGCGCTTGAAGGAAATGTGCGGCTTTTGTTGCTTCAGTATGCGCTTCGTCGTTTTTATTGATCTGTTTGGCACCATCATTTTGCCAGCTACATGCGTGTACCTTGGCTATCTAATTTACCGTGTGGCCTCACATACTGGACAGTTCCCGATCATTTCCattgccatgttggcagcagTGTATGGTCTGCAAGCACTAGTCTTCATCCTCAAGAGGCAGTGGCAGCACATTGGCTGGATGATTATCTACATTATTGCGTTCCCTATATACTCTTTCATTCTTCCGATTTATTCATTCTGGAATCAGGACAACTTCTCTTGGGGCAATACTCGTGTCGTTATTGGAGAAAAGGGAAATAAGCAGGTGGTTGCTGTTGACGACGAAGGATTCGATCCTCGATCCGTTCCTTTGCAGAGATGGGACGACTACGCCCTCGCCAATAATCTTCCCGGTCGTCGTGGTGGATATCAAGAGAAGCATGATTACGGTTATCCTGATCAGTACGAGATGGATGAAATAAAGTCGGTCTACTCTGCCGCTCCTCAAGGCTCGGTCTTGACTGGAATGGGCGGGCGCAACACATATATGCCACCTCAGTCTCCCGCTCCCTTCAGCAACATGAACCGTGCTCCCACGATGCAGGGCCAGTATCACGATGCCCCTGCCTCCATCCGCAGGCAATCGATGATGTCTCTCGGGACCCAAATGCAGGACATGCATCGTAGTCAGTCGCCGTACCAAGACTTCCCTGCAAACCGTGGTAGCGTCATGAATTTGCGTGGCCAGGGAAGCATGACTCCTTCTCTGGGCATGGCAGGAAACAGAGCGTCATCCGCTATGGGCTACACGGGTGGTCATCGTCCACCCATGGGACCGGATGCAATGCAATCCACGACCTCATTTGACTTCCAACGCGGCCACGTCGGCGCGGACGACACAGCCATTGTGGACGCTATCCAGTCTGTGCTTCACGAAATTGATCTTGACACAGTGACCAAGAAGCAGGTCCGCGCCCTTGTTGAGCAGCGTCTGCAAACAGAGCTGACAGGCGAGAGACGCACATTTATGGACCGACAGATTGATCGCGAGCTTGAAAACATGTAA